A stretch of Imperialibacter roseus DNA encodes these proteins:
- the porQ gene encoding type IX secretion system protein PorQ: protein MRGSHLNTLGIILLLLLVMTDAGYAQIGGQDSFQFLNTPVNARVAALGGYNVSQNRGDLNWVFYNPALLDSVAAGDISISYVNFYGGSKYSQVAYAFDTKAVGKAAVGLTHLSHGNFDSYDEAGNYLGTFNASEYAVRVSLSHRMGPFLMGVAPQLAVSSIAGFRSSALMADIGGVFQHPRKQLSVGLVIKNAGFALGRYAEEKTSLAFDVQLGMSFKPEQMPVIFTFTGTNLPKQNLVYFEPDSRLNFNEAVPGTFTKIFSRVNIGTEFLFGPNFHVLAGYNHRIRRELRLEQAGGSAGFSVGVWIKIKSFELTIARSHYHVVGGNTHFTVSHNVNRLFHKRKSAS, encoded by the coding sequence ATGAGAGGGAGCCACCTAAATACCCTGGGTATCATTTTGTTGCTTTTGCTAGTAATGACGGATGCGGGGTATGCGCAAATTGGTGGTCAAGACTCCTTTCAATTTCTAAATACGCCTGTTAATGCGAGAGTAGCTGCGCTTGGGGGCTACAATGTATCCCAAAATCGAGGCGACCTGAACTGGGTTTTTTATAACCCTGCGCTGCTCGACTCGGTAGCAGCCGGTGATATTTCTATTTCTTACGTTAACTTTTATGGGGGCAGCAAATATAGTCAGGTGGCCTACGCTTTTGACACGAAGGCGGTTGGGAAAGCGGCAGTTGGGCTCACGCACCTCAGCCATGGAAACTTCGATAGCTACGACGAGGCTGGCAACTACCTGGGCACTTTCAATGCCAGCGAATATGCTGTGAGGGTATCGCTGAGCCACAGAATGGGCCCTTTTCTGATGGGAGTGGCTCCGCAACTGGCTGTATCGAGCATTGCTGGCTTCCGGTCTTCAGCACTCATGGCCGACATTGGTGGGGTATTTCAGCACCCCCGCAAACAGCTGAGTGTTGGGTTGGTGATAAAAAACGCTGGCTTTGCCCTTGGCAGGTATGCAGAGGAAAAAACCAGCCTTGCATTTGATGTTCAGCTTGGCATGAGTTTCAAGCCTGAGCAAATGCCGGTAATTTTCACATTCACGGGCACCAATCTGCCAAAGCAAAACCTGGTATACTTTGAACCCGACAGCAGGTTAAACTTCAACGAAGCTGTGCCGGGCACGTTTACCAAAATATTCAGCAGAGTGAACATTGGCACCGAGTTTTTGTTTGGGCCTAATTTCCACGTATTGGCTGGATACAACCACCGAATAAGACGAGAGCTAAGACTGGAGCAGGCCGGCGGAAGTGCAGGCTTTTCAGTCGGTGTTTGGATAAAAATTAAATCATTTGAATTAACAATAGCCCGTTCGCACTACCACGTGGTGGGTGGCAATACCCATTTTACTGTCAGCCACAATGTGAACCGGTTATTTCATAAACGAAAATCAGCATCATGA
- the hslU gene encoding ATP-dependent protease ATPase subunit HslU — protein MIDQNKYLTPRQIVAELDKYIIGQDDAKRNVAIALRNRWRRMHSHEDIKGEIVPNNILMIGATGVGKTEIARRLAKLADAPFTKVEASKFTEVGYVGRDVESMVRDLVEQAVNMVKQSKKEEVKGKAELAVEGIILDALIPPMKSAPSRQPAGAPGADNAIDITPENDEELNERTRERFREKIRNGELDDRKIEINVKAPGQGNVGMIGGGMMDEVSMMNLQEMLGNMLPKKNKKRKVTIAEAKKLLLEEEVHKLIDMDEVKEEAIEKAQNSGIIFIDEIDKIASSAGKGGGADVSREGVQRDLLPIVEGSAVNTKYGVINTEHILFMAAGAFHVSKPSDLIPELQGRFPIRVELENLTKGDFLRILREPKNALTKQYEALLKSEDVELTFSDEALEELADTAFTINSEVENIGARRLHTVMSRLLNEFLFDIPDKIGPNSKLVITKEMVNEKLSGLVKNKDLSRYIL, from the coding sequence ATGATAGATCAGAACAAATATTTGACCCCGAGGCAAATTGTTGCCGAGCTCGATAAATACATCATAGGTCAGGACGACGCCAAGAGAAATGTGGCCATTGCGCTCAGAAACAGATGGCGCCGCATGCACAGCCATGAAGACATCAAGGGAGAGATTGTGCCCAACAATATCCTGATGATTGGAGCTACGGGCGTTGGCAAAACAGAAATTGCCCGCCGCCTGGCCAAGCTTGCTGATGCGCCTTTTACCAAGGTGGAGGCATCCAAGTTTACCGAAGTTGGTTATGTGGGCCGTGATGTGGAAAGCATGGTGCGTGACCTGGTAGAGCAAGCCGTTAACATGGTGAAGCAAAGCAAAAAGGAAGAGGTGAAAGGGAAAGCAGAGCTCGCTGTTGAAGGCATTATACTGGATGCTTTGATACCTCCGATGAAGTCGGCGCCATCGAGGCAGCCGGCTGGCGCTCCCGGCGCAGACAATGCCATTGACATTACACCGGAGAACGATGAAGAGCTCAACGAGAGAACCCGTGAGAGATTCCGTGAAAAGATAAGAAATGGTGAGCTTGATGACCGCAAAATAGAAATCAATGTGAAGGCGCCTGGTCAGGGGAATGTGGGCATGATTGGCGGTGGTATGATGGACGAGGTGAGCATGATGAACCTGCAGGAGATGCTGGGTAATATGCTGCCGAAAAAGAATAAGAAGAGGAAAGTGACAATAGCAGAAGCCAAGAAGCTACTGTTGGAGGAAGAGGTGCACAAGCTGATCGACATGGACGAGGTGAAGGAAGAAGCCATCGAAAAGGCACAGAACTCCGGTATTATCTTCATCGACGAGATTGACAAGATCGCCAGCAGTGCGGGCAAAGGCGGTGGTGCCGATGTAAGCCGGGAAGGCGTGCAGCGAGACCTCCTGCCGATTGTGGAAGGAAGTGCTGTGAATACAAAGTATGGTGTCATTAACACTGAGCACATCCTTTTCATGGCTGCAGGAGCTTTTCACGTGTCAAAGCCCTCAGACCTTATTCCTGAGCTTCAGGGTCGCTTCCCGATTAGAGTAGAGCTGGAAAACCTCACCAAGGGCGACTTCCTCCGCATCCTGAGAGAACCAAAAAATGCCCTCACCAAGCAATATGAAGCGCTGCTGAAGTCGGAAGATGTAGAGCTTACCTTCAGCGATGAGGCACTGGAGGAGTTGGCCGACACAGCCTTTACCATCAACTCCGAAGTGGAGAACATAGGCGCAAGGAGGTTGCACACAGTGATGAGCCGACTGTTGAATGAATTTCTATTTGATATTCCCGACAAGATCGGCCCTAATTCCAAGCTCGTAATCACCAAAGAGATGGTAAATGAGAAGCTCTCAGGGCTGGTGAAGAATAAGGATTTGAGCAGGTATATCCTGTAA
- a CDS encoding OmpA family protein, with translation MPKNSRQPLATLSISHQPMYLTKPSNRFNNFYDCFQPSAKWWLPALLTISLLGSVAFPALAQRNKKKKAVPSNVETSLDSLAAPSEINVFEFPNINKVADYVDKSKLERIQKLEANKEWEALYPALKSYVRNFGVQNFYKDTYLIWRLAKLTELFDGLEEAKPLYKMVLRHHHKDINLREIELYYDSLNKQEVDLYVPLDYYYELVEHRKAIDTLRPPRGVLLNMGGNVNSRNADYGPTLNINGDILLFTSQRNEIRRSLNTQNNEDLFIARKEGQYWQEAVALREINTKFNEGSATLSRDGKTLYFARCDAPECIGSCDIFVAKLQADSTWGNIQNLGAKVNSLSWDSHPALSHTEDTLFFASDRIGGFGLSDIYFSYKLKGGGWAPAQNLGPIVNTRSNEVSPFFHPRYNILYFSSNGQLYNFGEFDIYKSYKMGHIWGEPVNIGPLVNGRGSEFYFTIDAESKDLFYARSANRDLNMQDLYSFPLPMEAQPGSITKVKGSLTDSLTGKPFNGIVSIIDLDDGIEVAPRFLKPDGSFEFDLINNNNYLLVIQGDDFFRIEEMFYLNGPMELNRTTEPIASKVKFESIEFENGKSDLRTEMYGDLNKIVNFLYDNPDFKLRISGHTDSDGSPAFNLALSKSRAQNIRDYMVIFGGVDERRVEFEGYGSSQPIVVEKTEQDKTLNRRVEFEIFRPGVKKEGDQGSGN, from the coding sequence ATGCCAAAAAATAGTAGGCAGCCTCTGGCGACCCTTTCTATTTCTCATCAACCCATGTACTTGACAAAACCATCCAATAGATTCAATAATTTCTACGACTGTTTCCAGCCTTCTGCGAAATGGTGGCTTCCTGCGCTGTTGACCATTTCTCTGCTGGGTTCTGTCGCTTTCCCGGCACTTGCCCAAAGGAACAAGAAGAAGAAAGCCGTCCCTTCAAACGTTGAAACCAGCCTTGATTCACTCGCTGCGCCTTCTGAGATAAATGTTTTTGAGTTTCCGAACATTAACAAGGTGGCTGATTATGTAGACAAAAGCAAGCTGGAACGCATCCAGAAACTTGAAGCCAATAAAGAGTGGGAGGCGCTGTATCCGGCACTGAAATCTTATGTCAGAAACTTTGGTGTACAGAATTTCTACAAAGACACCTACCTGATTTGGCGACTGGCCAAATTGACAGAACTATTTGACGGGCTTGAGGAAGCAAAGCCGCTATACAAAATGGTGTTACGCCACCACCACAAGGATATTAACCTGCGGGAAATTGAGCTTTATTATGACTCACTTAACAAACAGGAGGTCGACTTATATGTTCCGCTCGATTATTACTATGAGTTGGTGGAACACAGAAAGGCCATCGACACGCTCCGGCCTCCAAGGGGGGTTTTGCTCAATATGGGTGGGAACGTCAACAGCCGCAATGCTGATTACGGCCCTACTTTGAACATCAATGGAGACATCCTGCTTTTTACCTCTCAAAGAAATGAAATCAGAAGGAGCCTGAATACGCAAAACAATGAGGATCTCTTTATTGCCAGAAAGGAAGGACAGTACTGGCAGGAGGCCGTTGCCCTTCGGGAAATCAATACAAAATTCAATGAGGGGTCGGCAACCCTGAGTCGAGATGGGAAAACCTTGTATTTTGCCAGGTGTGATGCCCCGGAATGTATCGGAAGTTGCGATATTTTCGTTGCAAAGCTTCAAGCAGACAGCACCTGGGGCAATATTCAAAACCTTGGAGCCAAAGTGAACAGCCTGAGCTGGGACAGTCACCCCGCCCTGTCGCACACCGAAGACACGCTCTTTTTTGCCTCAGACAGGATAGGCGGCTTCGGACTGTCCGATATCTATTTTTCCTACAAGCTTAAGGGCGGTGGCTGGGCTCCTGCGCAAAACCTGGGCCCCATAGTGAATACCCGAAGCAATGAGGTCAGCCCCTTTTTCCATCCCCGGTACAATATTCTCTACTTCAGTTCCAATGGTCAGCTTTACAACTTCGGTGAGTTCGACATCTATAAATCTTATAAGATGGGGCACATCTGGGGCGAGCCGGTCAATATAGGGCCGCTGGTGAATGGCAGGGGAAGCGAGTTCTATTTTACCATCGACGCCGAGTCAAAAGATTTGTTCTACGCACGGTCGGCCAACAGAGACTTGAACATGCAGGATCTCTATTCCTTTCCCCTGCCCATGGAAGCACAGCCCGGCTCAATAACAAAGGTGAAGGGTTCATTGACCGACAGCCTGACAGGAAAACCTTTCAATGGAATTGTTTCTATCATCGACCTCGACGATGGGATTGAGGTGGCACCGAGGTTCCTGAAGCCAGACGGCAGTTTCGAGTTCGACCTCATCAATAACAACAACTACCTGCTGGTGATTCAGGGCGACGACTTTTTCAGGATAGAAGAGATGTTTTACCTCAATGGGCCAATGGAGCTGAACAGAACCACTGAGCCAATTGCCAGCAAGGTCAAATTCGAGTCTATTGAATTCGAAAACGGCAAGTCTGATCTCCGAACGGAAATGTATGGCGACCTTAATAAGATTGTGAACTTTCTGTACGACAATCCAGACTTTAAGCTGCGAATTTCGGGACATACTGATTCGGATGGCTCACCAGCATTTAATCTAGCGCTGTCTAAGTCGAGAGCTCAGAACATCAGAGACTACATGGTGATATTTGGTGGTGTAGACGAGCGAAGAGTGGAGTTTGAAGGTTACGGAAGCAGCCAACCGATTGTGGTGGAGAAAACAGAGCAGGACAAGACCCTGAACAGAAGGGTAGAATTCGAAATATTCAGGCCCGGTGTAAAAAAAGAAGGTGATCAGGGGTCTGGAAACTGA
- the lon gene encoding endopeptidase La: MNNNKEKELAVAFLSEIQEDESGDIIQLVSTDLEEDLKPEDVPDEVPILPIKNTVLYPGVVIPITVSRQKSIRLVKKAYKGSKIIGVLAQKNRKAEEPKSDDLYTVGTIARILKMLVMPDGNTTIIIQGKSRFEVESIIQEDPFISARVKLLAEKFPAKSSKETKALIQSLKDAAYKVMKLNPEIPKEAHAALGNIDNSSFLTHFLSSNVNADVADKQKLLETHDGVKRAELLLEYMLKDIQMLEIKQEIQNKVHSDIDQQQRDYYLRQQIKVLQNELGYDGPEKDIQELRKLGAEKKWDEEVKQHFFKELDKISRMNPAAAEFPVAMNYVDFMVHLPWNEYTQDNFDLKRARKILDEDHYGMKKVKERILEYLAVLKLKGDMKSPILCLYGPPGVGKTSLGRSIARSLDRHYVRMSLGGVHDEAEVRGHRKTYIGAMPGKIVGNISKAKSSNPVFILDEIDKVSSNFRGDPSSALLEVLDPEQNNSFTDNYLEVGYDLSKVLFIATANTLETIQPALRDRMEIIEITGYTLEEKIEIAKQHLIPKQRKEHGVKASQIKFTDEAIGKIIDDYTRESGVRTLERRIATVIRNAAKSIAMEEAYTKTIKGKEVRKILGAEIFDKEVYSDNTHPGVVTGLAWTQVGGEILFIESSLSRGKGKLTLSGQLGDVMKESAVAALSYLKSNAHKLDIDHQVFDHYDLHVHVPAGAVPKDGPSAGITMLTSLASIYTQRRVKDKLAMTGEITLRGKVLPVGGIKEKILAAKRAGIEEIILSSRNRKDIEEIEPNYIENLKINYVDNVDEVLKLALLKSKVEGATHLWPIKGLAKEMATVEDL, encoded by the coding sequence ATGAATAACAATAAAGAGAAAGAACTAGCAGTAGCTTTTTTGTCGGAAATACAAGAAGACGAATCAGGAGATATTATACAGCTAGTATCAACTGACCTGGAGGAGGATTTGAAGCCGGAGGATGTGCCTGATGAGGTGCCCATTCTGCCGATAAAGAACACCGTGTTGTATCCGGGGGTAGTGATTCCCATTACGGTGAGCCGACAGAAGTCAATCCGGCTGGTGAAAAAAGCCTATAAAGGCAGTAAAATTATTGGTGTGCTGGCTCAGAAGAACAGAAAAGCTGAGGAGCCAAAATCTGACGACCTATATACAGTGGGCACCATTGCCCGCATATTAAAAATGCTCGTGATGCCAGACGGCAACACAACGATCATTATACAGGGCAAGAGCCGGTTTGAGGTTGAAAGCATCATTCAGGAAGACCCGTTTATCAGTGCCAGGGTAAAGCTCCTTGCCGAAAAGTTTCCTGCCAAGTCAAGCAAAGAAACCAAAGCGCTTATTCAGTCGCTAAAGGACGCAGCTTACAAGGTAATGAAGCTGAATCCGGAGATACCCAAAGAAGCCCATGCCGCCCTAGGTAACATAGACAATAGCAGCTTTCTCACTCATTTTCTTTCATCCAATGTGAATGCCGATGTGGCTGATAAGCAAAAGCTGCTGGAAACCCACGATGGAGTAAAGAGGGCTGAGTTGCTGCTGGAGTACATGCTGAAAGACATTCAAATGCTTGAAATCAAGCAGGAGATTCAAAATAAGGTGCATTCCGACATTGATCAGCAGCAGCGGGATTACTACCTCCGTCAGCAAATCAAAGTACTCCAGAATGAATTGGGGTACGACGGTCCGGAAAAAGATATCCAGGAGCTGAGAAAGCTGGGTGCAGAGAAAAAATGGGACGAGGAGGTGAAACAGCACTTCTTCAAAGAGCTTGACAAAATTTCCAGGATGAACCCTGCCGCCGCTGAGTTTCCGGTGGCGATGAACTATGTCGATTTTATGGTTCACCTGCCCTGGAATGAGTATACGCAGGACAATTTTGACCTGAAAAGAGCCCGGAAGATTCTCGACGAAGATCACTATGGCATGAAAAAGGTCAAGGAGAGAATTCTTGAATACCTGGCCGTGTTAAAGCTCAAGGGCGACATGAAAAGCCCCATTCTTTGTCTTTATGGTCCTCCCGGTGTGGGAAAAACATCCCTGGGAAGATCGATTGCCCGTTCACTCGACAGACATTATGTCAGGATGTCGCTGGGTGGTGTGCACGACGAGGCGGAAGTGAGAGGCCACAGAAAGACTTATATTGGTGCCATGCCGGGAAAGATTGTCGGCAACATATCAAAAGCCAAGTCGTCAAACCCCGTTTTTATCCTTGATGAAATCGACAAAGTAAGCTCTAATTTCAGAGGAGATCCGTCGTCCGCACTTTTGGAAGTGCTTGACCCGGAGCAAAACAATAGCTTCACTGACAACTACCTGGAGGTGGGCTACGATCTGTCGAAGGTGCTGTTTATCGCTACGGCCAACACACTTGAGACCATCCAGCCTGCTTTGCGTGACAGGATGGAGATCATAGAGATTACCGGCTACACGCTGGAGGAGAAGATTGAAATTGCCAAGCAGCACCTGATACCCAAGCAGCGCAAAGAGCATGGGGTAAAGGCATCTCAGATTAAATTTACCGACGAGGCTATCGGGAAAATTATAGATGATTACACCAGAGAATCTGGCGTAAGAACGCTTGAACGGAGAATTGCCACGGTAATCAGAAATGCTGCCAAGTCCATTGCCATGGAGGAGGCCTATACAAAGACCATCAAAGGAAAGGAAGTGCGCAAAATTTTGGGTGCTGAAATCTTTGATAAAGAGGTCTATTCCGACAACACGCACCCGGGTGTAGTCACAGGCCTGGCCTGGACACAGGTAGGAGGGGAGATCTTGTTCATCGAGTCGTCGCTGAGCAGGGGTAAAGGCAAATTGACACTGTCTGGCCAACTAGGTGACGTGATGAAGGAGTCAGCCGTGGCTGCGTTATCATACCTGAAGTCGAACGCCCATAAGCTCGACATCGACCACCAGGTCTTTGATCATTACGACCTGCATGTACACGTGCCGGCTGGTGCAGTGCCAAAAGACGGGCCGTCGGCAGGGATTACCATGCTCACATCGCTGGCATCGATTTATACGCAGCGCAGGGTGAAAGACAAGCTGGCCATGACCGGAGAAATCACCCTCAGAGGAAAGGTGCTTCCCGTGGGAGGCATCAAAGAGAAAATACTTGCAGCCAAGCGTGCCGGGATAGAAGAGATCATCCTGAGCAGTCGCAACCGCAAGGACATTGAAGAAATTGAGCCTAATTATATTGAGAACCTTAAGATTAACTACGTCGACAATGTAGACGAAGTGTTGAAGCTAGCGCTACTCAAATCGAAGGTGGAAGGGGCTACGCATCTTTGGCCTATTAAAGGATTGGCCAAAGAAATGGCCACCGTTGAGGATTTATGA